A window of the Mesotoga prima MesG1.Ag.4.2 genome harbors these coding sequences:
- a CDS encoding phosphohexomutase domain-containing protein — MKKLFGTDGIRGVINEELTPELAMKLGNAIGRYYTGKYSRFIIAKDTRSSCDLLESAMAAGAASAGMNVEFAGVIPTPALAYITNKEATLGAVISASHNPAVYNGIKVLAKGMKISDEDEVEIENLIIDTPFHYTFYSGVGKISYKDHYRDEYIEYVLGLYRNERLPSDGIVVDGANGAISTVISMVYESLGIGAELRGIEPNGININDNCGSLFPNFLGDSLKKGQIGVLFDGDADRCLFVLPGSKLIDGDMLMALNSRKLVNQGRLKGNRVVATVMSNLGFEKYLTSKNISLDRTKVGDKYVLERMLQTGGVLGGEQSGHIIFLDRSTTGDGLITSLETLNSLEELGESLEEFAASFPVYPQLLKNVPVSNKKLVMEDMNLKNRLEELKQKDDLRIVLRPSGTEPYIRVMVEGAEQLLVEEICQELVELVQECSNG; from the coding sequence ATGAAGAAGCTATTCGGAACCGACGGGATAAGGGGCGTTATCAACGAAGAGCTCACACCCGAACTTGCAATGAAGCTTGGCAATGCCATTGGCAGATACTACACGGGAAAGTATAGCAGGTTTATCATAGCAAAAGACACGAGGAGCTCCTGTGATCTTCTAGAAAGCGCAATGGCCGCAGGAGCCGCCTCCGCCGGGATGAACGTCGAGTTCGCAGGCGTAATTCCTACTCCAGCATTAGCGTATATCACGAACAAGGAGGCGACGTTGGGAGCTGTTATTTCTGCTTCCCATAATCCCGCTGTTTACAACGGAATCAAGGTTCTCGCCAAGGGAATGAAGATATCCGACGAAGACGAAGTGGAGATAGAAAACCTCATAATCGACACCCCATTTCACTATACATTTTATTCTGGAGTCGGCAAGATTAGTTATAAAGATCACTATAGAGATGAGTATATCGAGTATGTTCTGGGTCTTTACAGGAATGAGAGACTCCCTTCTGACGGGATCGTTGTCGACGGTGCCAACGGAGCGATTTCGACCGTCATATCTATGGTATACGAAAGCCTAGGTATAGGTGCGGAGCTTCGAGGAATCGAACCGAACGGGATTAACATCAACGATAACTGCGGATCGCTATTTCCGAACTTCCTAGGCGATTCATTAAAGAAAGGACAGATCGGGGTTCTTTTCGATGGAGATGCAGACAGATGTCTATTCGTTCTTCCGGGCTCCAAGTTGATAGACGGCGATATGTTGATGGCGCTCAATTCGAGAAAGCTTGTGAACCAGGGAAGGTTGAAGGGCAATAGGGTCGTTGCAACTGTAATGTCAAACCTCGGCTTCGAGAAGTATCTCACCTCAAAGAACATCTCGCTGGACAGAACAAAGGTTGGCGACAAATACGTTCTCGAAAGAATGCTGCAGACAGGCGGAGTCCTTGGAGGAGAGCAATCTGGTCATATCATCTTCCTCGACAGGAGTACTACCGGCGATGGTCTCATCACTTCACTTGAAACATTGAACTCACTCGAAGAGCTTGGCGAAAGCCTCGAAGAGTTTGCCGCTTCTTTCCCCGTCTACCCACAGTTGTTGAAGAACGTTCCCGTATCAAACAAGAAGCTGGTCATGGAAGACATGAATCTTAAAAATAGACTCGAAGAACTGAAGCAGAAAGATGATCTTCGAATCGTTCTCAGGCCGTCAGGCACGGAGCCGTACATTAGAGTCATGGTTGAAGGAGCCGAGCAGCTGTTGGTCGAGGAGATCTGTCAGGAGCTGGTCGAGTTAGTGCAGGAGTGTAGTAATGGATAG
- a CDS encoding alpha/beta hydrolase family protein — protein MSKLESFTFGEDGKRIFGICEYPRSGDSFPTVMMFHGFTGEHIVSTFKFPRLSRRLVEKGIATVRFDFRGSGDSEGEFCEMSPLTELRDAEEVYSFVRSRSWCSGKVAIVGYSLGGMVASLFAGRHPEISSLVLWSPVIMNQEFFNREDYSFKDGEEYKDVLGLKLGSIFFEDGRSVDASEELRNYEGDLLIVHGSDDESVPYLPVKRYANARRLMIHTVEGANHKYQRIDWIEELFSVSTDFFERTLL, from the coding sequence ATGTCAAAACTGGAGAGCTTCACATTTGGGGAGGATGGAAAGAGGATATTTGGGATCTGCGAGTATCCAAGATCCGGAGATAGCTTCCCCACAGTAATGATGTTCCACGGATTCACGGGAGAACACATCGTTTCCACATTCAAATTTCCCCGTCTCTCGAGAAGACTCGTCGAGAAGGGAATAGCGACTGTGAGGTTTGATTTCAGGGGTTCCGGAGACAGCGAGGGGGAATTCTGCGAGATGTCGCCTTTGACTGAGCTTCGCGACGCAGAGGAAGTCTATTCCTTTGTCAGATCGAGAAGCTGGTGTTCGGGAAAGGTCGCCATTGTCGGGTACAGCCTGGGTGGTATGGTTGCTTCGCTTTTTGCCGGGAGACATCCCGAGATTAGTTCACTGGTTCTGTGGTCGCCTGTAATAATGAATCAGGAGTTCTTCAACCGCGAGGATTACTCTTTCAAAGATGGCGAGGAGTATAAGGACGTTCTGGGGCTGAAGCTCGGATCGATCTTCTTCGAAGACGGTCGCAGTGTCGATGCTTCGGAGGAACTCAGAAACTATGAAGGAGATCTTCTGATTGTCCATGGTTCCGACGATGAATCGGTGCCATATCTTCCCGTAAAGAGGTATGCAAATGCGAGACGGTTGATGATACATACTGTAGAGGGAGCCAATCACAAGTATCAGAGGATAGACTGGATTGAGGAACTCTTTTCAGTTTCAACGGATTTCTTTGAAAGAACATTGCTGTAG
- the uvrA gene encoding excinuclease ABC subunit UvrA, with product MDRYIYVKGARVHNLKNVNVAIPKNSLTIITGLSGSGKSSLALDTIYAEGQRRYLESLSTYARQFLGEMKKPDVENIEGLSPAIAIEQKTVSHNPRSTVGTVTEIHDYLRVLFARVGIPHCPSCGRVVQKQSLDEIVEGVLKEYGAEDRIAIYAPVANGKKGEFKKELEALRKKGFVRIEIDGETYDLDEDLKLDKNKRHTINLVVDRLRADADNASRLADSIEMALHEGDGFVEVGLVDSEERKIFSENFACPDCGISLPEISPKIFSFNNPFGACPKCHGLGYTMEFSKDLLVDESLSVLKGAIKTMSSNRDTFTLKMIVKVIESLGDDPAKPFKDLRDDVKNAILFGTDSDISMKYKSDRLTYELKRPYEGIINNLRRRYNETQSEDMRFWMESNFMVQQICTQCNGQRLRPEALAVTLGGLNIAQISDLTIQEIYDFMTGIYFTDFQREIVGELLSEIEKRLKFLVDVGLDYITLSRYAMTLSGGESQRIRLATQIGSGLTGVTYVLDEPTIGLHSRDNDRLIKTLKNLRDLGNTVIVVEHDEEVIRSSDYIVDVGPGAGVHGGEIVYQGTTQALLDNPPEGSLTGKYLNGDLSVPRFESANNSNGKFLTVKGAEKNNLKHIDVSFPLGKFITVTGVSGSGKSSLVMDTVYPSLKVALGASNSSSEKLAELIGWEEIDNVIVIDQNPIGRTPRSNPATYTGLFDHVRDLFAKTQEARARGYDKGRFSFNVKGGRCEACQGHGLIKIEMQFLPDVYVECDVCKGRRYNKETLEIRYRGKTISDILNMTVEEALTFFERIPTLKRILGLLNDVGLGYIRLGQPATTLSGGEAQRIKLASELKKTSTGRTFYILDEPTTGLHFDDVAKLVQVLKRLVEKGNTVVVVEHNMDVVKNADYIIDLGPEGGANGGEVVISGTPEEVAEYSHSHTGYYLKKQLSQLEAF from the coding sequence ATGGATAGGTATATATATGTGAAAGGCGCCAGGGTACACAATCTGAAAAATGTCAATGTCGCAATCCCCAAGAATTCCTTGACTATTATTACCGGCCTGTCCGGATCGGGAAAGTCCTCGCTGGCACTCGACACAATTTACGCAGAAGGTCAGAGGCGATATCTCGAATCTCTTTCCACTTACGCTAGACAGTTTCTGGGGGAGATGAAGAAACCCGATGTAGAAAATATCGAGGGGCTTTCTCCGGCAATTGCCATAGAGCAGAAGACCGTTAGCCATAACCCGAGATCGACGGTAGGAACCGTTACGGAGATACACGACTACCTGAGAGTTTTGTTCGCCAGAGTGGGTATTCCACATTGTCCGTCGTGTGGCCGCGTAGTTCAGAAACAGAGTCTCGATGAAATCGTAGAAGGAGTTCTGAAGGAATACGGTGCGGAAGATCGAATCGCCATCTACGCCCCTGTTGCCAATGGTAAGAAGGGCGAGTTCAAGAAGGAACTTGAAGCTCTCAGAAAGAAGGGCTTTGTAAGGATCGAGATTGATGGAGAAACATACGATCTCGACGAAGACCTCAAACTTGACAAGAACAAAAGACACACGATAAACCTAGTGGTAGATAGACTGAGGGCAGACGCCGATAACGCTTCACGTCTTGCAGACAGCATCGAGATGGCTTTGCATGAAGGGGATGGCTTCGTCGAAGTCGGTCTGGTCGATTCCGAAGAGAGAAAGATCTTCAGTGAGAATTTTGCCTGTCCCGACTGTGGGATAAGCCTTCCCGAAATTTCGCCGAAGATCTTTTCATTCAACAACCCTTTCGGGGCCTGTCCAAAGTGTCATGGCCTTGGTTATACCATGGAATTCTCAAAAGATCTACTTGTAGACGAAAGCCTGAGCGTTTTGAAGGGCGCCATAAAGACGATGTCAAGCAACAGGGACACATTTACCCTAAAGATGATCGTAAAAGTAATAGAATCGCTAGGCGACGACCCCGCCAAACCCTTCAAAGATCTTCGAGACGATGTGAAGAATGCCATCCTTTTTGGAACGGACAGCGACATTTCTATGAAATACAAGTCCGATCGGCTCACTTACGAGCTTAAGAGGCCCTACGAAGGCATAATCAACAATCTAAGGAGGAGATATAACGAAACACAGTCGGAAGACATGCGCTTCTGGATGGAAAGCAATTTCATGGTTCAACAGATCTGTACGCAGTGTAACGGTCAACGTTTGAGACCCGAGGCGCTTGCAGTTACTCTTGGCGGTTTGAATATCGCTCAGATATCCGATCTCACAATCCAGGAAATCTACGACTTCATGACAGGTATTTATTTCACGGATTTTCAGCGGGAAATAGTCGGAGAACTCCTGAGTGAGATAGAGAAGCGGCTCAAGTTTCTGGTGGATGTGGGACTCGACTACATCACCCTGTCCAGATACGCCATGACGCTTTCAGGAGGGGAATCCCAAAGAATAAGACTTGCGACACAGATCGGTTCCGGCCTTACGGGGGTTACCTATGTGCTCGATGAGCCAACCATAGGGCTACATTCAAGAGACAATGACAGGTTGATAAAGACACTGAAGAACCTCAGGGATCTGGGAAACACCGTAATAGTTGTCGAACACGACGAAGAGGTCATAAGAAGCTCCGACTACATCGTGGATGTGGGACCGGGAGCAGGAGTTCACGGAGGAGAGATCGTTTATCAGGGGACAACTCAGGCGCTTCTCGATAACCCGCCAGAAGGATCTCTTACGGGAAAGTATCTAAATGGCGACCTATCCGTTCCTAGATTCGAATCGGCGAACAACTCAAATGGAAAGTTTCTCACTGTAAAGGGCGCGGAGAAGAACAATCTTAAGCATATTGACGTTTCATTTCCGCTCGGCAAATTCATAACGGTAACCGGTGTATCTGGAAGTGGCAAGAGCTCTCTAGTCATGGACACGGTGTACCCTTCACTCAAAGTTGCACTGGGTGCATCCAATTCCTCCTCCGAAAAGCTGGCAGAGCTCATAGGCTGGGAGGAGATCGACAACGTAATAGTTATCGACCAGAACCCAATAGGCAGAACGCCGAGATCCAATCCTGCAACATACACGGGGCTCTTCGATCACGTAAGGGATCTCTTCGCCAAGACTCAGGAAGCAAGAGCAAGGGGCTACGACAAAGGGCGTTTTTCCTTCAACGTCAAAGGCGGAAGATGCGAGGCCTGTCAAGGGCATGGGCTTATAAAGATAGAGATGCAGTTCCTTCCCGATGTCTACGTCGAGTGCGATGTCTGCAAAGGCAGGCGATACAATAAAGAGACTCTCGAGATACGCTACCGTGGAAAGACTATTTCCGACATTCTAAACATGACAGTCGAAGAAGCCTTGACTTTCTTTGAAAGAATACCTACACTAAAGAGAATCCTCGGACTTCTGAATGACGTCGGACTTGGATACATACGACTGGGTCAGCCCGCTACAACGCTTTCGGGGGGAGAGGCTCAGAGAATAAAACTGGCCTCGGAGCTGAAGAAGACCTCTACGGGCAGAACCTTCTACATTCTCGATGAGCCGACAACCGGCCTGCATTTCGACGATGTGGCTAAACTCGTACAGGTCTTGAAACGCCTCGTAGAAAAGGGCAATACGGTCGTGGTCGTCGAACACAACATGGACGTCGTCAAAAACGCCGATTACATAATAGATTTGGGACCCGAAGGCGGTGCAAACGGCGGAGAAGTCGTGATTTCCGGAACCCCCGAAGAAGTGGCCGAATATAGCCACAGTCATACCGGATATTATCTCAAGAAACAACTCTCACAGCTTGAAGCGTTCTAG